A genomic region of Scyliorhinus torazame isolate Kashiwa2021f unplaced genomic scaffold, sScyTor2.1 scaffold_1524, whole genome shotgun sequence contains the following coding sequences:
- the LOC140407375 gene encoding autophagy-related protein 2 homolog A-like produces MGGAVQMTCEQKAGGGAQLLSADVCFGTLEILECLWNPAGPGAERRVAEYTELLMFREASPLACGPRAGPCAQFHYRATRRTTGKGSRRKMTRAAELQIELQEACADIDVGFLDRVDVLLHPWAAGGLDIPAAQRRPSEQTLISGIPVLHVEPPSVLGQPTAVRLTAPRAHLRLQFPVPDLRPETERTPWSQKAVRKESLRLECADLRCRTELGAAGGGEPVKYEATFSDLHGVYEDGVNPAVPCIRVKSPDKTAGKKYITPKIVLTVNPDYGSSDWDLIMEKTEDMDLSTVESPCELKQPEPSPFSSRRTMYETEE; encoded by the exons ATGGGCGGTGCTGTGCAGATGACGTGCGAGCAGAAAGCGGGAGGAGGGGCGCAGTTGCTGAGCGCGGACGTGTGCTTCGGCACGCTGGAAATCCtggagtgtctgtggaacccggcgGGACCCGGGGCCGAGCGGCGGGTGGCCGAGTACACGGAG CTGCTGATGTTCAGGGAGGCGTCCCCCTTGGCTTGTGGGCCCAGAGCGGGCCCCTGTGCCCAGTTTCATTACAGAGCGACTCGGAGGACGACCGGCAAG GGTAGCCGCCGGAAGATGACGCGAGCGGCCGAGCTGCAGATCGAGCTGCAGGAGGCCTGTGCGGATATCGACGTCGGCTTCCTGGACCGAGTGGACGTTCTTCTCCATCCCTGGGCAGCGGGAGGGCTGGACATTCCGGCAGCGCAGAGGAGGCCATCGGAACAAACGCTG ATCTCCGGGATCCCCGTGCTCCACGTGGAGCCTCCCTCCGTCCTGGGGCAGCCGACGGCCGTGCGTCTCACAGCCCCCAGAGCTCACCTCCGGCTGCAGTTCCCAGTGCCCGACCTACGGCCCGAGACCGAGCGCACGCCCTGGTCCCAGAAGGCCGTGCGCAAGGAGTCCCTGCGACTGGAGTGCGCAGACCTGCGCTGCAGGACGGAACTCGGAGCCGCTGGCGGAGGCGAACCCGTGAAGTACGAGGCCACCTTCAGTGACCTGCACG GTGTGTACGAAGATGGAGTCAACCCCGCTGTGCCCTGCATTCGGGTTAAATCACCCGACAAAACCGCCGGGAAAAAGTACATAACCCCAAA GATCGTGCTGACCGTGAACCCGGACTATGGCAGCTCCGACTGGGACCTGATCATGGAGAAGACGGAGGACATGGACCTGTCGACCGTCGAGAGCCCGTGTGAGCTGAAGCAGCCCGAACCGTCTCCCTTCTCGTCCCGGCGCACCATGTACGAGACCGAGGAG